In the Silvanigrella aquatica genome, TTTATATTAATAAATTAATAAAAAAAAATTGAGGTTATTTTTTATGAATGAATATAAAAAGTAACCTTTTGTTTTTATCACTAAATAATATACATTACCTTATCATTAATAAGGTAGTCTAAAAATTATCAATATCTAGATAAATATAATTTTAATAATTAATTTTTAATTGAGAGTTTTTTATGAATATCGTTAATTTTAATAGAAAAAAAACTGCATTTATATCTTATCCTGAATTTTCATTAGCTTCTGTAGATAATAAAACGTATGAATTTCATGGGGCAGCAAATGACATAATAAAGAAACTAAACTCAATAGGATTTTTAGACATCAATAATACAAGCAGAGAAGTAGCAGAAACATATGATATTTCACTAAATGAATCAATCAAAGAAACTTCTAAATTAATTAATGAGTTAAAAAAATTAAATATTATTGAAAACAATGAAAATTTACAGAAATTTGAAAATATTCAAATTAACCAAAAAAATATAGAAAATAATACAGATGTTTCTCATTGGAATTATGCCAAATTAAATCTTATTCCAATACGTTGCAAACTAAATTTAACCTGGAGATGCAATCAAAAATGTTCATTTTGCTATAATGGAGACAGAGAAAATCCTGTAAATAGTCATTTACTTTGCACAAAAATACAAGAACTATCTACTGAAGAAATAGATGACTATTTAGGCCAAATGAAAGACGCTGGAACATTTTTTATTAGTCTTATTGGTGGAGAACCTCTACTTCGCAAAGATCTAGATCAAATATTAAATATTACCGATAAATATCAATTTGCAATTGATATAATTACAAATGGGACATTACTGACACCCCAAAAAGTAGCGATGTTAAAAGAACACAATATTCAGCAAGTATTTATACCATTTTTTGGTTCAACTTCTGAAATGCATAACAAATTTGTTAAAACAGAAAATGCATTTGAGAAAGCAGTAAAAGGTTTGAAATTGCTTAAAGAAGCGGGAATACGTGTTGGAGCTCGCTCCTTTATCACTCGTAACAACTTTTTTCAATGGGAAGAGGTGCGCGAAATGATTTACAATATGGGGGCTGATTATCTTCCCTCAGTACAAGTTCATAAATCTTGTGATGGTAAAGTTGATGAACTTTCACTTAGGGTAACTAATGAACAATTAATGGAATTAAAAAATAAAGGCATATCAATGTACGATGGCCATGAGTGTTTAGTCGGTCTAGCACGAGTAGACATTCTTCCAGATGCTTCTCTTGCTCCATGTCCTTTAATGGTAACACCCTATGGAAATCTCAGAGAGAAAAAATTTAAAGATATATGGTTAAACTCACCTCAGGTTAAGCGTTTAAGAAAATTGGTTCAATTGAGAATGGACGCCAGTGACTATGGTTTGGAAAAAGCATCAAGATGCGCTCATGACGCCATTTGGGATGATGGTGGCATCATTAAGCTCTCTTCTGAAGCAGCACGCTTAATTAAAGCTTTTAGAGAAACTCCTAGATCCAATTCTTCTGGTTGTTAGAAGGAACAAATATGTCTTTTTTAATAAATTTTCAAGCATTAGCGATGCGTAAATACGGAACAACATGGAGTTTGAGAAATATAAAAAATAAGCAATCAATTTTGTTAAAAGATGATGCCGCAGACTTTTGGGACTTTTTATTAGATAATAATTCAAGTAGAGATATAAATGATTATCTCAAAAGATTTGAAGAACCTGAGCAAGTAGAAAAAGCTTTAAATTCTTTAGCAGAAATACTAATTAATAATGATATGTTAATTATTAATAATGAAATCATTAATAACAAAGAACATTATAATAAATTAATAAATTTTAATAATTCAGAAAATTATAATCAATTAGCAAATGAACTTTGTGAGATTTCACTAATGGAATCTAAAATTTTATTAACTGAAATTGAATTAACTCATGCATGTAATTTCCGCTGTTTACATTGCTATCAACCTGAATCATGGAAACAAAGCAAACTACCTGGAAATTTATTACAATGGAAAAAAGCACTTGATAAATTAGAATCATTAGGAGTTTTATACTTAATTTTTTCAGGTGGGGAATGTACACTGCTACCCTATTTCCGAAGTTTAGTTTCTTACGCACGCGAAAGATATTTTGATCTCTCAATAATAACAAACGGATATTATTTGAATGATTCACTTTGCAAATTTCTTTTAAAAATGAATTTATCTAAAATAACAGTCAGCGTTTATGGATTTGATTCTAATGAATATGAAACATTTACAAAAATTAAAGATTCACATAAAAAAGTAAATCAAAATATATTACTTGCAAAATCTTATGGGTTACCTGTTTGTGCAAGAATTATATGCACAAAATATCAAAAAAATTTAAGCAATACACTTGAGTTTTATAAGTCACATGGAATAGATACGGAAATTATATATGAAATGATGAATAAAATTGAAAAAGATGATAATTCAATTTCAGAAATGGTTATAAAAAAGCATGAAATATCAGAACTCTTAAATAACCAATTGGATATTATTCCTCCTTCAAGAAGTTGTACTGCAGGAACATTAAAAATAAGAATTGAACCAGATGGAAGCATTATACCATGCGAACTTTTAAGAATGAAAATGGCAAATATTTTTAATGATGAGTTAAATGACTTAATTAATAAGCCTTTATTTAAAAGTACTCGTAATTTCGTTTCTAAATTCAATAATACCAAATCAAAAAATGGTTGCCCAGTAATGGGAGGGTTATTAAATGAAAGAATACTAAAAAATGAAACAAGCTAAATATTATTATTTTTATATTCAATCTGGTGCCCTAAGATCTATCGAAAACATGCAAATAACTTATTTTTATACTTGGCTGGCTGCTAATTTAAAAGAGCATCAATATTTTTTAATTATATCTTTTTTTAATATTATTTTTATCTCATCAAATTATTTTTTATCAAAAAAATTTTATTCATTGCAAAAAAAATTTTTTATTTTAAGCAGTTTTTTTTCTCTTACCTGCGGATTAATGTGGTTTAAATTATATTATATTAAAGATGAAATATTAAGTATTAAATTTTTATTTATTATTTTTATATATTTTATTCTTGAAGCTGGTGTTTTGCTTCAACTTAAATGTTATAGTAGCATGTATTATAAAGAAACAAATGGGCTTATTATTGACAATGAAAAAATATCAGCAAATTTAGCAATATTTTTAATATTTGTATTTGGAATATCATTTTCATCTTTAGTTAATCAAGTAAATGTATGGTTCTTTTTTATAATAGGAATACTTTTCTTTATTAATGGTATTTTAGGATTCTTAACAATTAATAAATTAAATTTTACTTATGAAAAAAGTGATAATAAAAATTTTTCAAAAATAATTTTCAAATTCTACATAGAAAATTGGAGACTTTTTTCCTCTATAATAATTGCAAAAGTAAGTTTTTCTATATGGTGTTACTATCAACCAATATATCTAAATAGTAAAACTGAGATAATTGAAAAAAATATGATTTCTTCAATATTTTGTATAATTTTCATTTCTTCAATTTTTTCAATGTTTTTTGTTAGAAAAATATACAATATTATTTCACCTAAAAATTTACTATCGATTTCTATTTTTGGAATTATTTTATCAATTTTTTTAGGATTACACTTTAAAAATATTTTGGTAATTATAGTTAGCTATATATTGCTTGGTTTATCATCAGGTATAGCAATATTAGCAACACAACATTTATTTTTTAAGATAACGAATAACTGTCTCGTTGTAGCTAAATTATCGTATTGGTCTATAATCGAAGATACTATTGTAGCAATTTCATTATTTTTAATGGGGGTTTTAATTAAAAATATAACTATTAATTGGATTATTCTAATTTGCATTTTATTAAATATTTTAGTGATTGCACTCTTGAATTTTAGGTATAAACTATGCGAAATATAAACTTTTTTTTACAGTATCCATTTATTTTAAAAAATTTTATTTCAGATTGGAGCATTAACAAAAGTGATTTAAATAAAACATTTACTGATAAAGCATTACCAGTTGAATTCTTTGATAGCCCTAATTACCATAGACTCATTTTTACAAAAAATCTACTACTTAGTGATTATTTAAAAAATCATTTTATATCAAATGACAATAATGAATATTGCTTAATTTCAAATATAGAAGTTACAAAATATTTTCCAGAAATAATAAAAACATTAAAAATTCCAAAACAATTAGAAAATGTCCCAGACTTGAAAATCACAGCGTTTATTGCTAAAGCAAACTCCAGTAGCGCTATGCATTTCCATATTCAAAATAACTCACTTCTTTGTCAGATAAAAGGTAGCAAAGAAATTATACTTCTATCGCCAGATATTTTTTATAAAATAAAACCTGAGTATTTCTGGTCTAAATATTTTAATCACTCAAAAATTGATTTTAGAAGTATGAATGTACACTTTCCTTTAAAATCTTTTAAATTTACTTTGAATGAAAATGATGCATTGTTCATACCTGCTTATTGGTGGCATTACGTTGAAAATCAATCACCTAGTATTGCTTTTGCCTTATTTTATCCTCAAAAATGCATAAATTATGTGCCTCTAAAAAATAAAATTCATGCTTTCTTAGGAAAAAAAATTGAAAGTATTAGACAAAAAATTATTTAATTTAAAAGGATTAATATGCAATCGATAAGAGATAAAGAATTTGAAAATATTATAATAAGTCTTAGAAAAGAAAAAGATACTGAATCAATATTATCACTTTTTCATGAGTCAGGACTAGGAAATAGTATTACTAAAGATCTTTTAGAAAATATTTTAAACTCATCTATTTTTGTAAAAGTTGCTAAAGATATAAATACAGATAAAGTAATAGGTATGATTTCAGCCTATCCAAGATCAGAAAAATCATGCTGGCTATCAGAATTTATAATTTCTAAAAATAAAAGAAATCTACAACTTGCAAATTGGTTGTTTAGAGAGTCTTGTAAATATGTTTCACAGCTCGGATATAAGACTGCATTTGGAATCGCAAAAACAGAATCTATATCAAATGCATATAAGTATTGGGGAGTTATTCCCATTTTTTACGGCGAATCTATAATTCCTCACATTAGCCTTAACCTACCATACGAATTAGATATTTTTTTTCCTATTAAAATTAACTCTGATAAATTTGACTATCAACTAAAAATAAACCATAAAATTTATAATACAACTTTAGATTATGAGTATTTAAATGACGACAAATTAAATGTAAAACTATGGGATGACTTAGAATTTAATTTGAATACTGGGCATTTAATTAATAAATTCAAAACACTTCTATTTCATCCCTATTTAGTGCCTGAAAAATATATAGAATGGAGCATTTCATTATATGATTACCAACCCGTTTGCCTTGTTAAAAAATCAATAAATAGTGCCCATTTTTTAACTAAGCAGGGCATTAATATCTTTATTAAAAAAATAAAAAATAAAAATTACATTGAGTTAATTAAATCTGATAAATCAAAATTTTTAAGATTAACTTATAAGTATCCTAAGAATAGTCATCCAATGATTTCTGAAAAAACAAAAAATTATATTATCAATAATGTCAATGTAATTGATTATATTCATAAATTTACAGTTTTTGATAAAAATAATGTTATTCTTTCATTTTAAAATTAATTTTTTGTTATATATTAATAATTTTAGGCGATAATTAAAATGGGTTTATACTTAATCAATTTTAACAAACAAAATATAAATTTAAATTTTGTCATCTTCATTTCAATTATTTTTCAATCAATTTTCACATATTCTTACGAAATTTTTGGGTATATAGGGCCGTGGCTATCTCTTTTAAGCCTATTTTTCATTGTTAAAAAACATAATTCTATACAGTTATTAGGTTTAAAATGGGGGATTTATGATTTATATTTATTTATCTCAACTACATTTTTAGTATTTTCATTTCTCTTTTTATCAATTAAGAATATATGTTTTTTTATCTTCTACTATTATTTAAATTTAGATATTTTGATTTACATTATAGGACAAACATTAACAGAAGAAATTATATTTGGATATCTATTCATAGAAAAAATAAGAGCAATAAATAAATTAAAAATACAATTTATAATAATAATATGTTTCGCTTTAATTTTTCCAATTTTACATCAAATTTTGTACACAAATCCATTTAGATATAAGCATGAAGAATTATCAATAATTTCTTTTTTTTCATTATTTATTTTTGGATTTATTCGCATTATTGGATATATTATTTTCTTAAATATATCTTTATCATGGGCGATTCATTTAGGATGGAATTTGGTATTTTTGCCAACATATTTTATAAATAATAGCAATATTGAAATATCTGAACCTCAAAAATTTAATTTAATATTTTCTCAAATAGAAATTTTTATCTTTATATTATTAATTTTTTTATTTTCTATTTATACTTATTTTAAATCAAAATTATATTTAAAATGCCAGCATCTGTAATAAAATTAGTCAAGAGTGAACATCAAATTTCATTTCAGTCATTATCAAATCTTTTTGAATCCATCCTTTTTTTCTCGCTGCAATAGAGTTAAGAATTATTAATAATTTTCTCATGACAGCAACAATAGCTACTTTTGTTTGTTTTCCTTTTAATTTAAGACGATCATAAAAATTTCTCATTTCCTTATTCCACTTTAATGGTGTCCTTCCGACAACTTTGCATGAATAAAAAATGGAGACGAANNNNNNNNNNNNNNNNNNNNNNNNNNNNNNNNNNNNNNNNNNNNNNNNNNNNNNNNNNNNNNNNNNNNNNNNNNNNNNNNNNNNNNNNNNNNNNNNNNNNNNNNNNNNNNNNNNNNNNNNNNNNNNNNNNNNNNNNNNNNNNNNNNNNNNNNNNNNNNNNNNNNNNNNNNNNNNNNNNNNNNNNNNNNNNNNNNNNNNNNNNNNNNNNNNNNNNNNNNNNNNNNNNNNNNNNNNNNNNNNNNNNNNNNNNNNNNNNNNNNNNNNNNNNNNNNNNNNNNNNNNNNNNNNNNNNNNNNNNNNNNNNNNNNNNNNNNNNNNNNNNNNNNNNNNNNNNNNNNNNNNNNNNNNNNNNNNNNNNNNNNNNNNNNNNNNNNNNNNNNNNNNNNNNNNNNNNNNNNNNNNNNNNNNNNNNNNNNNNNNNNNNNNNNNNNNNNNNNNNNNNNNNNNNNNNNNNNNNNNNNNNNNNNNNNNNNNNNNNNNNNNNNNNNNNNNNNNNNNNNNNNNNNNNNNNNNNNNNNNNNNNNNNNNNNNNNNNNNNNNNNNNNNNNNNNNNNNNNNNNNNNNNNNNNNNNNNNNNNNNNNNNNNNNNNNNNNNNNNNNNNNNNNNNNNNNNNNNNNNNNNNNNNNNNNNNNNNNNNNNNNNNNNNNNNNNNNNNNNNNNNNNNNNNNNNNNNNNNNNNNNNNNNNNNNNNNNNNNNNNNNNNNNNNNNNNNNNNNNNNNNNNNNNNNNNNNNNNNNNNNNNNNNNNNNNNNNNNNNNNNNNNNNNNNNNNNNNNNNNNNNNNNNNNNNNNNNNNNNNNNNNNNNNNNNNNNNNN is a window encoding:
- a CDS encoding radical SAM/SPASM domain-containing protein; amino-acid sequence: MNIVNFNRKKTAFISYPEFSLASVDNKTYEFHGAANDIIKKLNSIGFLDINNTSREVAETYDISLNESIKETSKLINELKKLNIIENNENLQKFENIQINQKNIENNTDVSHWNYAKLNLIPIRCKLNLTWRCNQKCSFCYNGDRENPVNSHLLCTKIQELSTEEIDDYLGQMKDAGTFFISLIGGEPLLRKDLDQILNITDKYQFAIDIITNGTLLTPQKVAMLKEHNIQQVFIPFFGSTSEMHNKFVKTENAFEKAVKGLKLLKEAGIRVGARSFITRNNFFQWEEVREMIYNMGADYLPSVQVHKSCDGKVDELSLRVTNEQLMELKNKGISMYDGHECLVGLARVDILPDASLAPCPLMVTPYGNLREKKFKDIWLNSPQVKRLRKLVQLRMDASDYGLEKASRCAHDAIWDDGGIIKLSSEAARLIKAFRETPRSNSSGC
- a CDS encoding radical SAM/SPASM domain-containing protein, translated to MSFLINFQALAMRKYGTTWSLRNIKNKQSILLKDDAADFWDFLLDNNSSRDINDYLKRFEEPEQVEKALNSLAEILINNDMLIINNEIINNKEHYNKLINFNNSENYNQLANELCEISLMESKILLTEIELTHACNFRCLHCYQPESWKQSKLPGNLLQWKKALDKLESLGVLYLIFSGGECTLLPYFRSLVSYARERYFDLSIITNGYYLNDSLCKFLLKMNLSKITVSVYGFDSNEYETFTKIKDSHKKVNQNILLAKSYGLPVCARIICTKYQKNLSNTLEFYKSHGIDTEIIYEMMNKIEKDDNSISEMVIKKHEISELLNNQLDIIPPSRSCTAGTLKIRIEPDGSIIPCELLRMKMANIFNDELNDLINKPLFKSTRNFVSKFNNTKSKNGCPVMGGLLNERILKNETS
- a CDS encoding cupin-like domain-containing protein, with the translated sequence MRNINFFLQYPFILKNFISDWSINKSDLNKTFTDKALPVEFFDSPNYHRLIFTKNLLLSDYLKNHFISNDNNEYCLISNIEVTKYFPEIIKTLKIPKQLENVPDLKITAFIAKANSSSAMHFHIQNNSLLCQIKGSKEIILLSPDIFYKIKPEYFWSKYFNHSKIDFRSMNVHFPLKSFKFTLNENDALFIPAYWWHYVENQSPSIAFALFYPQKCINYVPLKNKIHAFLGKKIESIRQKII